Genomic window (Asticcacaulis excentricus CB 48):
TCGGACAAGCAGATGGATCGCGCCCTGACCGAAATCGAATCCTATCCGGGCATTGTTCTGCACACGCTCGTCGATGCCGAACTGCGCCAAAAGCTCGAAACCTTCTGCCGCGAGCGCGACATCCCCACCATCGGCGTACTCGATTCGGCTGTTTTGGCCTATTCGCGCTATCTGGGGGCCGCCGAGTTCTCCAAAAAGTCTGGCGCGCAGCACAATCTCGACAGCGACTACTTCGACCGCATTGAAGCGCTCAACTACGCCATTGCCCACGATGACGGCGCTCTGGCCGACAAGCTGCGTCAGGCGGAAATCATCCTGATCGGTGTCTCGCGCACCTCGAAGACGCCCACCTGCATTTATCTGGCTCACCGTGGCTATAAGGCCGCCAATATCCCACTCGTCCCCGGTCGAGACCTGCCACCGGAACTGGACGAACTGAACGAGCCGCTGATCGTCGGCCTGATCGCCTCACCCGATCGCCTGATTCAGATCCGCAAGGCCCGTGTTCTGGCCTATACCACCGCCGGCGATGAGCGCCCTAGCGCCTATACCGACGCCGAAGCCGTGCGCGAGGAAATCATTGCCGCCCGTCGTCTGTTTGAGCGCAAGGGCTGGCCCGTGATCGACGTCACGCGCCGTTCTGTCGAAGAAACCTCGGCTTCGATCATCAGCCTGCTCAATGAAAAACGCACCGGCCGCCTCGGTGGGATTTAAGGTTTAAGACGCAAGCGTCGCAGACCCTTGCATTTCGGAAAAACATCAACCCGATGCCGCAGCGCCTGGGAGGTGCGTTGCGGCAAGTCGCTCATTCAACTGCATATACTCAAGACAGAATTTTGAGAATTTTCCCGTAACCCACAATCTTACAACCCTCTTGGATACGCCACTCTCGACCGGGAAAAGGCTCAGGCAATAGTCTTGGCCATAAGAAGAAAATCATTTCAGTCTCAGGAGACTGGCCCAAACGAAGGCTCGTCTTCGGCTTGAGGTTTATAATCCCTGCAGCCATTTCTTGGTGCATCTCATCTGGCCAGAAATTATGTAGGGGTTTCTAACGGCTACCAGGTGGAACTGGATTTAAGCGGCTTGCCTCAGATGCAGGGATGAGGCGGGTTTCAGCTCAAGCCGTAAGTTCCTTTGGCTCCATCTATAGCCCTCTCCAATGCCGGACTTGACATTATCGGGTCAAAAGCAAAAGAAAAGCACATGACAACCCCTCCCCTGATCCTGGCCTCCGGCTCCAAGATTCGCGCCACCCTGCTCACCAATTGCGGTTTGAGTTTCACGAAAATTCCCGCCGATATCGATGAAGAC
Coding sequences:
- a CDS encoding pyruvate, water dikinase regulatory protein, whose protein sequence is MTTSGAKIGIHFHVHLVSDSTGETLNALAKAAAARFEGIFPIEHIYVLIRSDKQMDRALTEIESYPGIVLHTLVDAELRQKLETFCRERDIPTIGVLDSAVLAYSRYLGAAEFSKKSGAQHNLDSDYFDRIEALNYAIAHDDGALADKLRQAEIILIGVSRTSKTPTCIYLAHRGYKAANIPLVPGRDLPPELDELNEPLIVGLIASPDRLIQIRKARVLAYTTAGDERPSAYTDAEAVREEIIAARRLFERKGWPVIDVTRRSVEETSASIISLLNEKRTGRLGGI